A part of Armatimonadota bacterium genomic DNA contains:
- a CDS encoding 3-phosphoglycerate dehydrogenase — protein MTGHASKVQVLLTCSPGWKIHEQFLGRCEQDDLARERLEWTVISPDALRPEVLAQAEVMVCGHFAREWLPHCRRLRWIQFLGAGIEGSLSPELLASDIILTNASGVHAIPIAEHVFGMMLMFARGLHRCVRQQMQAEWNRDGFRDQVRELYGATLGVVGLGAIGAAVAERGKAFGMHVLATRRHPQHRAEAVDVLLPPSQLTNLLRESEYVVLCVPLTRETRHLIGEAQLRQMRHDAILINISRGAVVDQPALIRALQERWIAGAGLDVFDPEPLPADSPLWHLPNVIISPHVSGVTPHYGTRAAEIFLRNLHAFLAGDLASMVNVVDKQAGY, from the coding sequence ATGACAGGTCATGCTTCGAAAGTGCAGGTATTGCTCACCTGCTCGCCCGGATGGAAGATTCACGAACAGTTTTTAGGGCGATGCGAGCAGGACGATCTAGCACGAGAGCGGCTAGAATGGACGGTCATCTCTCCCGATGCTCTGCGCCCTGAGGTGCTGGCACAGGCAGAGGTTATGGTGTGCGGGCACTTCGCGCGAGAGTGGCTTCCCCATTGCCGCCGCTTACGCTGGATACAGTTTCTGGGCGCGGGCATCGAGGGCTCCCTGTCTCCCGAACTGCTGGCAAGCGACATCATCCTGACGAACGCCAGCGGGGTGCATGCCATCCCCATCGCGGAGCACGTGTTTGGCATGATGTTGATGTTCGCGCGCGGATTGCATCGGTGCGTGCGTCAACAAATGCAGGCTGAGTGGAACCGCGATGGCTTTCGCGATCAGGTGCGGGAGCTGTATGGCGCCACGCTGGGAGTGGTGGGACTGGGCGCTATCGGTGCGGCGGTGGCGGAGCGCGGGAAAGCCTTCGGTATGCACGTACTGGCGACGCGACGTCATCCTCAGCACCGCGCGGAAGCGGTAGACGTTCTGTTGCCACCTTCGCAGCTGACCAACCTGCTGCGCGAGAGTGAATACGTCGTGCTATGCGTGCCGCTGACGCGCGAAACGCGGCACCTTATCGGCGAGGCGCAACTGCGCCAGATGCGTCACGACGCCATCCTGATCAACATCTCACGCGGGGCGGTAGTAGACCAGCCTGCGCTAATACGCGCACTGCAAGAGAGATGGATTGCTGGAGCGGGGCTGGACGTGTTTGACCCCGAGCCCCTGCCTGCGGATAGCCCACTGTGGCACCTGCCGAACGTGATTATCAGCCCACACGTATCGGGAGTGACACCCCATTACGGCACGCGCGCAGCGGAGATATTCCTGCGCAACCTACATGCCTTCCTCGCCGGCGACCTTGCCTCGATGGTGAACGTGGTGGATAAGCAGGCGGGGTATTGA
- a CDS encoding uroporphyrinogen decarboxylase translates to MSPKERFAACVAHRQPDRPPIQFYTTPEFEAKLQERFPGQNLLEVLEVDFRTVGVPRGKPLRQPDPDSPVAYYDEWGIGYIRQSYGFGEYLEAYELPFANMRTLKEVEDYPWPSVDDYDFSHLKEACKAVEDYVVCFGGAGIPDIINGVSRGRGMEQVLIDILTEDEVGVAIIDHRVEFCYEFVKRGLEEAGGLIDVLCLGEDLGNQLGPMVSPEVFDRFFRPRLQKFYDLGHQYGCKVMMHSCGSTRKLQPRFVEMGLDILDAMQPEPVGMNPEEIKREVGDKLTLCGLISTQRTLPFGTIEDCIAEARHRVEVIGKNGGYIFAPSHCIQPNTPVDNVLAAYEVVTGKKLR, encoded by the coding sequence ATGAGTCCTAAAGAGCGATTCGCTGCCTGCGTGGCGCACAGACAGCCCGATAGACCGCCTATCCAGTTCTATACGACCCCCGAATTCGAGGCGAAGCTGCAAGAGCGGTTCCCGGGGCAGAACCTGCTGGAGGTTCTGGAAGTGGACTTCCGCACGGTAGGCGTGCCGCGCGGGAAACCCTTGCGCCAGCCTGACCCAGACAGTCCGGTGGCATACTACGACGAGTGGGGAATCGGCTACATCCGGCAATCGTACGGCTTTGGCGAGTACCTGGAGGCATACGAGCTTCCGTTTGCCAACATGCGCACGTTGAAAGAGGTAGAGGACTACCCCTGGCCCTCGGTGGATGACTACGACTTCTCGCATCTCAAGGAAGCCTGCAAAGCGGTGGAAGATTACGTGGTATGCTTCGGTGGAGCAGGTATTCCCGACATCATTAACGGCGTCAGTCGGGGCAGGGGCATGGAGCAGGTGCTGATAGATATTCTCACCGAAGACGAGGTGGGGGTTGCCATCATTGATCATCGCGTGGAGTTCTGTTACGAGTTCGTCAAGCGTGGGCTGGAAGAGGCGGGTGGACTGATAGACGTGCTCTGCCTTGGGGAGGACCTGGGCAACCAGCTCGGGCCGATGGTCTCACCTGAGGTCTTTGACCGCTTCTTCCGACCGCGTTTGCAGAAGTTCTACGACCTGGGGCATCAGTACGGCTGCAAGGTAATGATGCACAGCTGCGGCAGCACACGCAAACTACAACCGCGCTTTGTGGAGATGGGGCTGGATATTTTAGACGCCATGCAACCTGAACCGGTCGGCATGAACCCCGAAGAGATAAAACGCGAGGTAGGCGATAAGCTCACCCTGTGTGGGCTCATCAGCACCCAGAGAACACTTCCCTTCGGCACAATAGAGGACTGCATCGCCGAGGCAAGGCACCGCGTGGAGGTTATTGGTAAAAACGGCGGCTATATCTTCGCGCCTTCACACTGTATTCAGCCTAACACGCCGGTGGATAATGTGCTCGCCGCTTACGAGGTGGTCACGGGCAAAAAGCTGCGCTGA
- a CDS encoding oxidoreductase encodes MFEDKHIQVSRREFLRDSAWAAAAAAFAAAFQERVEAQQKKSQTSRTQPAKPVTQQAKPTPQPTRNLPPVNIGFIGTGTQGQTLLQRLVRIPGVRVLAVCDIYPPHLARGLRMAGPQAKGYEDYRQVLDRKDIDAVLIATPLHLHAPMAIDALQAGKHVFCEKTMAYTPEDARRMVQVSRETGKHLQIGHQRHYSPIYAHAREMMVEQEVIGKLVHVRAWWHRNNSWRRPVPDKKYEELLNWRLYRKYSQGLMAELASHQIDVVNWFTGATPLSVMGMGGIDYWKDGREVWDNVEVIYEYPDGVKVVYTSILANQYDGYAEQFMGDKGTLLLTNEKDGFLFKEPTAEELGWEAHAKKAAGKGGTTGLVLDVTATKKKGTGAVIGGQKMAAGYELKDAYTLELESFVNDVVRNGQKPLCDAEVGFKTAVAVLMANKAIEEGTKITFTPDMFQV; translated from the coding sequence ATGTTCGAAGACAAGCATATTCAGGTATCCCGACGCGAGTTTTTGCGCGACTCGGCATGGGCTGCTGCCGCTGCTGCTTTCGCTGCAGCGTTCCAGGAGAGAGTGGAAGCACAGCAGAAGAAGAGCCAGACTTCCAGAACACAACCGGCAAAGCCAGTGACGCAACAAGCAAAGCCTACGCCACAGCCCACCCGTAACCTGCCTCCGGTAAACATCGGTTTTATTGGCACGGGCACGCAGGGACAAACGCTGCTGCAACGCCTCGTTCGCATCCCGGGCGTGCGGGTACTGGCAGTATGCGATATCTACCCGCCGCACCTGGCGCGCGGACTGCGCATGGCGGGCCCGCAGGCAAAAGGCTACGAGGATTACCGACAGGTTCTGGATAGAAAAGACATCGATGCGGTGCTTATCGCAACGCCCCTACACCTACACGCGCCAATGGCTATCGATGCTTTGCAAGCAGGCAAACATGTATTCTGCGAGAAGACAATGGCATATACTCCTGAAGACGCCAGGCGCATGGTGCAGGTCTCCCGCGAGACGGGCAAGCACCTGCAAATCGGGCATCAGCGTCACTACAGCCCCATCTACGCACACGCTCGCGAGATGATGGTGGAACAGGAGGTCATCGGCAAGCTGGTGCATGTGCGCGCATGGTGGCATCGTAATAACTCATGGCGACGCCCCGTGCCCGATAAAAAGTACGAGGAGCTGCTGAACTGGAGGCTCTACCGTAAGTACTCACAGGGGCTGATGGCGGAGCTTGCCAGCCACCAGATAGACGTGGTCAACTGGTTTACGGGCGCGACGCCTCTCTCGGTGATGGGCATGGGCGGAATCGACTACTGGAAGGATGGGCGCGAGGTCTGGGATAACGTAGAGGTCATCTACGAATACCCCGACGGCGTGAAGGTGGTGTACACCTCCATCCTGGCTAACCAGTATGACGGCTACGCCGAGCAGTTTATGGGCGACAAGGGCACACTGCTGCTTACCAACGAGAAGGATGGCTTCCTGTTCAAGGAACCTACCGCTGAAGAACTCGGCTGGGAGGCTCACGCTAAGAAAGCAGCAGGCAAGGGCGGCACCACTGGTTTGGTGCTGGACGTTACTGCCACCAAAAAGAAAGGCACTGGTGCGGTTATCGGTGGACAGAAGATGGCGGCGGGCTATGAGCTGAAGGACGCCTACACACTGGAATTGGAGAGCTTCGTCAACGATGTGGTGCGCAACGGACAAAAGCCTCTGTGCGATGCTGAGGTGGGCTTCAAGACAGCAGTCGCCGTATTGATGGCGAACAAGGCTATCGAGGAAGGTACAAAGATTACCTTTACGCCCGATATGTTTCAGGTTTAG
- the apbE gene encoding FAD:protein FMN transferase: MGCDFEVFAFGEDRGLLRSAAEAAIEEIERIEQLLSHYLPESEISYLNAHAASEPVRVHPEVFELIERAVRLSEETRGAFDITVMPLIQCWGFFAGVGQIPDARTLAEAVERVGSSRLRLIAENLTVAFDREGVQVHLGAIGKGYAVDKAIEVLRNAGVEAAMVHGGHSSVRAYGAPPDMGGWQINLPHPLHPERSLAHLLLCNRAISTSSATEQYFERGGRRYGHILDPRSGLPAENNLLCVSVLADETTVTDALSTAFFVLGERGIREYVAAHPGVQAAILRQDDEQLEWIG, from the coding sequence ATGGGTTGCGACTTCGAAGTGTTCGCCTTCGGGGAAGATAGAGGGCTATTGCGCTCCGCCGCGGAGGCGGCTATCGAGGAGATAGAGCGCATCGAGCAGCTGCTCAGCCATTATCTCCCCGAGAGCGAAATCAGTTACCTCAATGCCCATGCCGCCAGCGAGCCAGTGCGTGTACACCCCGAAGTGTTCGAACTGATAGAGCGCGCGGTACGCCTTTCCGAAGAGACACGGGGAGCGTTCGACATTACTGTGATGCCATTGATACAATGTTGGGGGTTCTTCGCGGGTGTTGGGCAGATACCGGATGCTCGAACGCTGGCAGAAGCTGTAGAACGGGTGGGGTCTTCTCGTCTCCGCTTGATTGCGGAAAATCTGACCGTTGCCTTTGACCGCGAGGGCGTGCAGGTGCATTTGGGCGCTATCGGTAAGGGATATGCGGTGGACAAGGCGATAGAGGTACTGCGCAATGCTGGCGTGGAAGCGGCGATGGTGCACGGCGGACACAGTAGTGTGCGGGCGTACGGAGCCCCTCCCGATATGGGAGGCTGGCAGATAAACCTCCCCCACCCCCTGCATCCAGAGCGTAGCCTTGCCCACTTACTGCTATGCAATCGGGCAATATCCACCTCATCAGCAACCGAACAGTACTTTGAGCGTGGTGGGCGGCGATACGGGCACATTCTAGACCCACGCTCGGGCCTGCCTGCAGAGAATAATCTGCTCTGCGTAAGCGTGTTGGCGGATGAAACAACGGTGACCGATGCGCTCTCTACCGCCTTCTTCGTGCTGGGCGAAAGGGGGATTCGGGAATATGTTGCCGCGCATCCGGGGGTACAGGCGGCTATCCTGCGACAGGACGACGAGCAGCTCGAGTGGATAGGCTGA
- a CDS encoding methylated-DNA--protein-cysteine methyltransferase has translation MLRQRIGANLMQEVYHLVRQIPAGRVMSYGQVGDWMVPPLSARIVGRVMYHAPDNVPWWRVVGKEGDLLIAKRDPRMAALQRHLLQQEGVRFQENGRVDMASCRWQPLEEEV, from the coding sequence ATGTTACGCCAGCGAATCGGCGCGAACCTGATGCAAGAAGTATACCACCTGGTGCGGCAGATTCCTGCTGGCAGAGTGATGTCGTACGGGCAGGTAGGCGACTGGATGGTGCCGCCTCTCTCGGCACGCATTGTGGGCAGAGTGATGTACCATGCCCCCGATAACGTTCCCTGGTGGCGCGTGGTCGGCAAAGAAGGCGACCTACTGATTGCCAAACGCGACCCACGCATGGCGGCTCTGCAACGTCACCTGCTGCAGCAGGAGGGGGTACGATTCCAGGAAAATGGGCGGGTGGATATGGCATCCTGTCGCTGGCAACCGTTGGAGGAGGAAGTATGA
- a CDS encoding AP endonuclease translates to MSKSVKLWLGINGAFLTRRWEEPENWMRLTRECGYRVHSFCADVLDPFFSGNKEYQIETARATREAAQKYGVFINDIYTGVATHRFHGLSHSDPRVRQRMKEWIIECTDIANAMGVDAIGGHWDAFSVEVLSDPVRHEEALCRQYAIFRDLSEALAQKGIRALYQEQMYIPSESPWTLAEAERFLVEVNCERKGIPVYLTLDVGHCAGMHYGLSGADLDYTEWLRRFGTAAEVIHLQQTTPDASAHWPFTPEYNAKGHIEIPKVLDAIAQSLGHRDEQPWAEWLPLPQNIYLICEIIPGSTKREDVVLDELKRNADYLRQWIPEDGLVVTA, encoded by the coding sequence ATGAGCAAGAGCGTTAAGCTATGGTTGGGCATCAATGGTGCGTTTCTCACGCGCCGCTGGGAGGAACCCGAAAACTGGATGCGCCTGACCCGCGAATGCGGCTATCGGGTGCACTCGTTTTGTGCGGACGTGTTGGACCCCTTCTTCTCAGGCAACAAAGAATATCAGATAGAGACCGCCCGCGCGACCCGCGAGGCGGCGCAGAAGTACGGTGTGTTCATCAACGACATCTACACCGGCGTTGCCACGCACCGATTTCACGGTTTGAGCCATTCCGACCCGCGCGTGCGCCAGCGTATGAAAGAGTGGATTATCGAGTGCACCGACATCGCCAATGCGATGGGGGTGGATGCTATCGGCGGGCACTGGGACGCTTTCTCGGTGGAGGTGCTCTCTGACCCCGTGCGCCACGAAGAGGCATTGTGCCGACAGTACGCCATCTTCCGCGACCTCTCCGAAGCGCTGGCGCAGAAGGGTATCCGTGCGCTATACCAGGAGCAGATGTATATTCCCAGCGAGTCGCCCTGGACCTTAGCCGAAGCGGAACGTTTTCTGGTGGAGGTCAACTGCGAGCGCAAGGGAATACCCGTCTACCTGACTCTGGACGTAGGGCACTGCGCCGGGATGCACTACGGCTTGAGCGGCGCCGATTTGGACTACACCGAGTGGCTGCGCCGTTTCGGTACGGCGGCGGAAGTAATACACCTGCAGCAGACCACGCCCGATGCCAGTGCGCACTGGCCGTTCACCCCCGAATACAACGCGAAGGGGCATATCGAGATACCGAAAGTGCTGGACGCCATCGCCCAAAGCCTGGGCCATCGCGACGAGCAACCTTGGGCGGAGTGGCTACCCCTGCCACAGAACATCTATCTGATTTGCGAAATCATCCCCGGCTCCACCAAGCGCGAGGATGTCGTCTTGGACGAGCTGAAGCGCAACGCCGACTACCTGCGCCAGTGGATACCTGAGGATGGGCTGGTGGTAACGGCGTAG
- a CDS encoding hypothetical protein (possible pseudo, frameshifted), which translates to MSDDLLFLTLTEQAKLLKSRKISSVELTRAYLQALRTRATALRAVAEITEEVAMQQAQQADREMASGKYRGVLHGIPYGAKDLFATKSIPTRWGSPAHRDQILDYDATVIERLRKAGAVLVAKLAMIELAGAGGYEFAHASVTGACLNPWDTTRWAGGSSSGSGAAVAAGAVSFALGTETWGSITVPAAFCGVTGLRPTYGRVSRYGAMALSWTMDKIGPMARSAEDCAHILQAIAGHDPRDPSSVDMPFRYRFSTWRNHRFRIGLLPVDFAKNNAPDAERCFATALEVFQKRKAEFEEVKLPELPYNEAAEIIIVAEGSSAFENLIRSGKVNELADQSQVTGLLSGLALSAVDYLRAMRVRAEASRAMAKVFERCDVLMAPTLLQGAPPVDRSLNETWVNMGGNGGFANLTGLPSISVPMGFTASGLPLGLEIIGAPYEEAKILALAQVFQQETEWHRGHPRAPG; encoded by the coding sequence ATGAGCGACGACCTGCTGTTCCTCACCCTCACCGAACAGGCGAAGCTACTCAAGTCACGCAAAATCTCTTCGGTGGAGCTCACGCGGGCTTACCTGCAGGCTCTGCGCACACGCGCGACCGCCCTGCGCGCCGTTGCGGAAATCACTGAAGAGGTTGCCATGCAGCAAGCGCAACAGGCGGACCGGGAAATGGCTTCAGGCAAATATCGTGGCGTGCTACACGGTATTCCTTATGGCGCGAAGGACCTCTTCGCCACAAAAAGCATCCCCACGCGCTGGGGGTCCCCTGCTCACCGCGACCAGATTTTGGACTACGATGCCACCGTCATCGAGCGTCTGCGGAAGGCAGGAGCGGTGCTGGTCGCCAAGTTGGCGATGATCGAGCTGGCGGGCGCAGGGGGTTACGAGTTTGCTCATGCCTCGGTGACGGGAGCCTGCCTGAACCCCTGGGACACGACACGCTGGGCAGGCGGTTCCTCCAGCGGGTCTGGCGCGGCGGTCGCGGCGGGAGCAGTGAGCTTTGCATTGGGCACGGAAACATGGGGTTCCATCACCGTACCTGCCGCTTTCTGCGGGGTGACTGGCTTGCGCCCAACCTACGGACGGGTGAGCCGCTATGGGGCAATGGCGTTGTCATGGACGATGGATAAGATAGGCCCGATGGCTCGCAGTGCGGAAGACTGCGCCCACATCTTGCAGGCGATTGCTGGGCACGACCCGCGTGACCCATCGAGCGTGGACATGCCTTTCCGCTATCGCTTCTCCACGTGGCGCAACCACCGTTTCCGCATCGGCTTGTTGCCGGTGGACTTCGCGAAGAACAACGCACCCGATGCCGAACGATGCTTTGCAACGGCTCTGGAGGTATTCCAAAAGCGCAAAGCGGAGTTTGAGGAAGTGAAACTACCCGAACTGCCCTACAACGAGGCAGCGGAAATCATTATCGTGGCGGAAGGCTCCTCTGCATTTGAGAACCTCATCCGCAGCGGTAAGGTGAACGAGCTGGCAGACCAGTCGCAGGTAACAGGCTTGCTCTCGGGGTTGGCACTCTCGGCGGTGGACTACCTGCGGGCAATGCGTGTTCGCGCCGAAGCCTCTCGCGCGATGGCGAAAGTGTTTGAGCGGTGCGACGTGCTGATGGCGCCAACCCTGCTGCAGGGTGCGCCACCGGTAGACCGTAGTCTGAACGAGACGTGGGTAAACATGGGTGGCAACGGCGGTTTCGCTAACCTGACAGGCTTACCTTCCATCTCCGTGCCGATGGGCTTCACTGCCAGCGGCTTACCTCTGGGGCTGGAGATTATCGGCGCACCGTACGAGGAAGCGAAAATCCTGGCTCTGGCGCAGGTTTTCCAGCAGGAGACGGAATGGCATCGGGGGCATCCGCGTGCTCCGGGCTAG